A single region of the Triticum dicoccoides isolate Atlit2015 ecotype Zavitan chromosome 2B, WEW_v2.0, whole genome shotgun sequence genome encodes:
- the LOC119361372 gene encoding S-locus-specific glycoprotein BS29-2-like, translating to MWLKNQPHLHSLLGILVLFILVSTASAANRGSDILDKGRNITDGDTLVSADGSFTLGFFPPGVLAKRYLGIWFSVSEDAICWVANRDRPLTDARGALVISDTGSLFLLDSFGQVVWSSNTTGAASTMLQLHNSGNLVLSDGSANGAAIWQSFDHPSNTLLPSMKIGKNLWTREEWYLTSWASANDPATGKFCYITDGEGVPQNILLDGDKMIYRSGPWNGLRFSGVTEMTSYSDKFAYQLTSSSSEVTYSYVSKAEASFSRLLLTDDGVYQRLVWDPTSRLWKIFFQAPRDICDHYGRCGAFGLCNANAPSTSFCSCVQGFSPTSQVQWKMRDTSNGCRRKMVLDCGNGMSSTTDGFVVIDGVKLPNTHNVSVDASITLEECKARCLANCSCLAYAPLDLKGGGAGTGCIIWTEDLMDLRYVDGGQILYLRSTKSELDGPSVSMFPTGIVIGVSVALIIILVLLAFWVIITRRRHRMQRVLVHNGLRVTGGSDSHSPNPASPMTSVPTIDLHTIIEATGSFSDANKVVEEGFSVVYKGQLPGGTMVAAWELWNRRDIEELLDEEVGEPGKLLSALARCIQIGLLCVQNLHQSPEEDRPAMSEVVAMLTSTDSQLHLPSKPIANRAPGPSVQLISDDTPGPSTISRSAHPVANAVYDS from the exons ATGTGGTTGAAAAACCAGCCACACCTTCACAGCCTCCTGGGCATCCTTGTTCTCTTCATCCTTGTTTCCACAGCATCTGCTGCAAACCGTGGGTCTGACATTCTCGACAAGGGCCGCAACATCACCGACGGCGACACCCTTGTTTCGGCTGATGGGTCATTCACCCTgggcttcttccctcccggggtgcTTGCCAAGAGATACCTCGGTATATGGTTCTCCGTGTCCGAGGACGCCATCTGTTGGGTAGCCAACAGAGACCGTCCTCTCACTGACGCTCGTGGGGCGCTGGTGATTAGTGACACGGGAAGCCTTTTCTTGCTCGATAGCTTCGGCCAGGTTGTGTGGTCTTCAAACACGACAGGCGCTGCCTCCACGATGCTGCAACTGCATAATTCAGGCAACCTTGTCCTGAGCGATGGGAGTGCCAATGGTGCTGCCATATGGCAGTCATTTGACCACCCATCAAACACCTTGCTTCCCAGCATGAAGATTGGCAAGAACCTATGGACCAGGGAAGAGTGGTACCTTACGTCGTGGGCTTCGGCCAATGACCCTGCCACAGGGAAGTTTTGCTACATTACTGACGGAGAAGGTGTGCCACAAAACATACTCTTGGATGGTGACAAAATGATCTACCGGTCAGGACCATGGAATGGCCTACGGTTCAGCGGTGTCACGGAGATGACCTCGTATTCTGACAAGTTTGCTTACCAGTTGACAAGCAGCTCAAGTGAGGTAACCTACAGCTATGTTTCCAAGGCTGAAGCCTCCTTCTCGCGTCTACTTCTGACTGATGACGGAGTATACCAACGCCTGGTATGGGACCCAACCAGCCGGTTGTGGAAGATCTTCTTCCAAGCGCCGAGGGACATCTGCGACCACTATGGCCGGTGTGGGGCATTTGGTCTGTGCAACGCCAATGCTCCATCAACGTCGTTCTGCAGCTGTGTGCAGGGGTTCAGCCCGACATCTCAAGTGCAGTGGAAGATGAGGGACACCTCCAACGGTTGCCGCCGAAAGATGGTACTGGACTGTGGCAATGGAATGTCCAGTACCACGGACGGTTTCGTGGTGATAGACGGAGTGAAGCTTCCCAACACGCACAATGTATCGGTGGATGCTAGCATCACGTTGGAGGAGTGCAAGGCGAGGTGCCTGGCCAACTGCTCTTGTCTGGCGTATGCGCCGTTGGATCTCAAAGGAGGAGGCGCTGGAACTGGCTGCATCATCTGGACAGAGGACCTCATGGATCTCCGGTATGTAGATGGAGGGCAAATCCTTTATCTCAGATCCACCAAGTCAGAATTAG ATGGGCCATCTGTATCCATGTTCCCAACCGGTATCGTTATCGGTGTATCCGTAGCCTTGATCATCATTCTGGTTCTCCTTGCCTTTTGGGTTATTATCACCAGGAGACGACATCGCATGCAAAGGGTATTAG TACACAATGGTCTGAGGGTGACAGGGGGTTCTGATAGCCATTCTCCGAATCCCGCTTCGCCCATGACGTCCGTCCCTACAATTGATCTCCATACTATAATAGAGGCTACAGGAAGTTTCTCCGATGCAAAtaaagttgttgaagaaggatttaGTGTTGTCTACAAG GGGCAACTACCTGGTGGTACAATGGTTGCT GCCTGGGAACTATGGAATCGTCGCGATATTGAGGAGCTTCTTGATGAAGAAGTGGGCGAACCTGGTAAGCTCTTGTCAGCACTAGCCAGGTGCATCCAGATTGGCCTTCTCTGCGTGCAGAATTTGCACCAATCACCTGAGGAGGACAGGCCTGCCATGTCTGAAGTTGTGGCAATGCTAACCAGCACTGACTCACAGCTCCATTTACCAAGTAAACCGATTGCTAACAGGGCACCTGGCCCGAGCGTACAGCTAATCTCAGATGACACCCCCGGGCCGAGCACCATCTCTCGCTCGGCACATCCTGTGGCAAATGCAGTGTATGATTCGTGA